Proteins from one Dethiosulfovibrio peptidovorans genomic window:
- a CDS encoding V-type ATP synthase subunit A has translation MKRESFVWGIAGPVIRSRVSFSVIMYEVVHVGVQRLLGEVVRVRAGEVDIQVYENADGLQVGDPLSFTGRLLSVELAPGLLGSVLDGIGRPLKVLGEDGVFLKRGAYLSPIHRQRTWRFVPRSSVGDEIASGDVVGTVQECDAVMHSIMVPPGFSGSVVRSVLPEGEYPVDAQVVTTDGWSLSMVQSWDVRRPRPVSRRLPLERPLITGQRVLDTLFPLAMGGAAVLPGGFGTGKTVTQQAVAKWCDADVIVYIGCGERGNEMTEVLEEFPQLKDPYREAPLMDRMVLIANTSNMPVAAREASVYLGITVAEYYRDMGLNVALMADSTSRWAEALREIGGRLEEMPGEEGYPAYLGSRLAEYYERAGRCRPLGKPDREGSVTVINAVSPAGGDFSEPVTQTSLRLSGVFWALDKGLAQQRHFPSIHWNQSYSLYDQELQGFYEKELSSEWIDLRGFLRDKLASEKELRSLVQLVGRDGLSELDKWTLTFVDLLKTVYLQQNAFDPADACTYPRKQAMLLQGLRDLDARILRAMEDGLRFEDLSGLTLLQDLLSLRLRDENQLEAAFSHWLEELDETLKNAAVHPNGSL, from the coding sequence ATGAAGCGTGAATCGTTCGTCTGGGGCATTGCCGGGCCGGTGATACGGTCTCGGGTGTCCTTTTCTGTCATCATGTATGAGGTTGTCCATGTGGGGGTTCAGCGGCTTTTGGGCGAGGTGGTCCGCGTTCGAGCCGGTGAGGTGGATATCCAGGTCTATGAGAACGCCGATGGCCTTCAGGTTGGTGACCCTCTTTCCTTTACCGGTCGTCTCCTGTCGGTGGAGCTCGCTCCTGGGCTTCTGGGGTCGGTGCTGGACGGCATCGGTCGTCCCCTGAAAGTGCTCGGAGAGGACGGAGTCTTCTTGAAACGAGGGGCATACCTGTCGCCGATACATCGTCAGCGGACGTGGCGATTTGTTCCTCGGAGCAGCGTGGGTGACGAGATCGCCTCCGGTGACGTGGTGGGTACTGTTCAGGAATGCGATGCCGTGATGCATTCCATCATGGTCCCCCCAGGCTTCTCTGGATCTGTTGTTCGCTCTGTTCTCCCAGAGGGAGAGTATCCCGTCGATGCCCAGGTTGTCACGACGGATGGGTGGAGTTTGTCCATGGTCCAGAGCTGGGATGTCCGTCGTCCTCGGCCTGTGAGTCGACGTCTCCCTCTCGAACGTCCCCTGATCACCGGTCAAAGGGTTCTCGATACCCTATTTCCCCTCGCTATGGGTGGGGCTGCCGTTCTTCCTGGTGGTTTTGGAACGGGCAAGACCGTGACCCAGCAAGCTGTTGCCAAATGGTGCGATGCCGACGTCATCGTCTATATTGGCTGTGGTGAGAGAGGTAACGAGATGACCGAGGTTTTAGAGGAATTTCCCCAGCTTAAGGATCCGTACAGAGAGGCTCCCCTGATGGATCGAATGGTCCTGATAGCGAATACCTCGAACATGCCTGTCGCTGCCAGAGAGGCGAGCGTATATCTGGGCATCACCGTGGCGGAGTACTATCGGGACATGGGGTTGAACGTCGCTCTCATGGCGGACTCCACATCTCGTTGGGCCGAGGCATTGCGGGAGATTGGTGGTCGCCTTGAGGAGATGCCAGGGGAGGAGGGGTACCCGGCTTATCTGGGCAGTCGCCTGGCCGAGTACTACGAGAGGGCTGGACGATGCCGTCCTCTGGGAAAGCCTGACAGGGAAGGTTCCGTGACCGTGATTAACGCTGTTTCTCCGGCAGGTGGGGATTTCTCTGAACCCGTCACCCAGACGAGCCTGCGTCTCTCAGGGGTATTCTGGGCGCTGGACAAGGGATTAGCTCAGCAACGTCATTTCCCCTCTATCCATTGGAATCAGAGCTACAGCCTGTATGATCAGGAACTCCAGGGTTTTTACGAGAAGGAGCTTTCCTCGGAATGGATCGACCTCAGGGGGTTTCTTCGGGATAAGCTTGCCTCTGAGAAGGAGCTTCGATCCCTGGTGCAGCTGGTGGGGAGGGATGGTCTGTCGGAATTAGACAAATGGACTCTTACGTTTGTCGATCTCTTAAAGACGGTCTACCTTCAGCAAAATGCCTTTGATCCAGCGGACGCCTGCACCTACCCCAGAAAACAGGCGATGCTCCTTCAGGGACTTCGGGATCTGGATGCCCGTATCCTCCGGGCCATGGAGGACGGTTTGCGATTCGAGGATCTCTCAGGTCTGACCCTGCTTCAGGATCTCCTCTCCTTGCGTTTGCGGGACGAAAATCAGCTGGAGGCGGCCTTCTCTCACTGGCTTGAAGAATTGGACGAAACTCTCAAAAACGCGGCGGTGCATCCCAATGGCTCTTTATAG